From Felis catus isolate Fca126 chromosome B4, F.catus_Fca126_mat1.0, whole genome shotgun sequence:
AGGTCCTGATGGGGTGCTGTCCTCAGTCACCCGGTGCGTGGACGGGCACGGCGAGACCTGGGCCCAGTGCTAtcccctcaccccccgcccctggTCACTTGCACGTCCCAGACCTCAGGTTCCCCCCTCCAGGATGGAGGCGCTCAGGGCCTCAGGCTGAAGTGGCTTTGGTGAGGGTTCGGTGAGGAAAGTGTGGGTGGACATGCCCGGCAAACCCAGCTGCACGATGGTCGTCCTGAGTGGCGCTCAGTACAACGGACCGTGGGACAGACGGATGGGGGCGGCTGGGACACGGCTATGTCCATCCTGCCTCTGCTTTCTGCGCGTCCCACACAGACATGGATTTCCCGAGCAGGGACGGACACATAGCACACCTGATTGCAGGGAACAGGTGACATCCTGCGTGGTGCACTCAACGGCCACCAGGATGGGACTGTTGTCCTCAGTTCTGCTTCTCTCGCCAAGGCCATGACCCAAGGGCCTCATGGCCGGTGTTGACAAGCCGGAGTAACCCTCCCACGCCATCTGGGGCCCTCCCGTGCCGTCTGGGGCCCTTCCCCACTGTCTGGGGCCCTCCCGTGCCATCTGGAGCCCTCCTGCACCGTCTGGGGCAGGCCTGCTTCGGGCCAGCAGGACACCCTTGCCTTCTTGTCAGGGCAGCTCAGCCAGAGCCCGGACACGTCCCCAGGACACGCGGTGGCCTTGTGCTCTCCAGGCCCTGGGCCTGACGCTGGGGACCCGGGGCACAGCCGTGTGACTCAGGAGAACCGCAGACCTAGACTGAGCCACAGAGATGGGAGACAAGAGGTGTGGGCCACTCGTCAGGCCCTGGCCTCTCCCCGTACCTCCACCATTTGACCTTTCGCCTTTGACCTTTCCTGCGTCTtggctcctttctctttctcggGTTCATTCCACGTTTACTTGTCTTCGTGGGCGTGGGCTGCGCCTGCGCCTGGCTCTCGCGTCCCGGTCGGCCACCCTTTCCCAGGACAGCCTCCTGACTTCCTGCTGTCACACTGTGTCCTCGCGGGAACCAGACAGCACGTCTTGCGTGtgctgtgtcccccccccccccccccgaccgccGCGGGGGCCCGGACCCACTCGCCTCTGTTCACACAGAAAGCGACGGCCGGTGCTGAGCTGCACGTTCAACACGGAGAACAAGAACGGTACCACTGCCTCTCACCCCTTGAAAAAGATCTCGGGAATGGGGCTTTTTGAGCGGCAAGGCAGTCCCATCTCCGTCAGAGGGGAGCGCTTCCGTACCGGACAGCAGGTAACGTCCCCCTCGAGCGCCTGCAGAGGCGCGAGCCTGAGGGGGCAGCGGCGGTGGGGAGAGGGGATCCTGGAGAAGGCGAGCCctcagggaggaagggaagtccCATGCTGAACCTCAGCGCGGAAGGGCTCGGGGCCCCAGCGCCAAGGTACCCTTCCCCCAAGGACGCCCCGATGTGGCCTTTCAGACGGAAACCAGGATCTGTCACGGTCTTCTCTCAAAACGGGAGCAAGACTCAAACAGAAGGGAGACTTGGGGAGCTGAGGACAAGGGGCAGCCAGGGGTTCACACACACAGCGCAGAGGGATCTCGGATCTGGGACCCACCAGGGGCGCCAGAAAGTCAGGCAGCCTGCCAACTGGCGTGCGGTGAGCGGCCCGGGTAAATGCCCTCAACAGCAACAGACCTTCAGACCTGCCGAGCGCTGAAGTATGTTTGAGTCTTGTCATAAAATGCAAGAAAGTAAAGGAACGCTTGATTCTTCATTAAATCCTAGAATGTTCTCACTCTGGGACAAGTAATTTTAGGGCAAATAAAATCAACCACCCAACCAACAAATATTTTCCATGTGGAAATGAGGAAAGTGGGCAATTGGGTGAATCTGACCCAATTAAGCAAGTCGTATCCAAAGGCATAGACGTCCAAGTTGAGCCCAAACCTACCATATAAAGATCCTTAATAATACTGTCAGAGATTTTGCTTGATGAATGTTTTCTTGCACGAGCAGAGAATTAAACGGACAGCGAGCCAACGGCTGGTGTCGAGGATGACTCGTGCAGCACGCCAGTCCGACGTGCAGGAAGGGGAGTGAACGGGTGTCACAGGATGACCGGGTGAGGACCCCCGGCGACCTCAGCGAGCCGCAGCCGGGGGCCGGCTTGGAAAAGCCGGCGGTCAACAGGATGGACGAAAAGTCGAAGCGTGAATCTGAACACGACTAGAAGTTGCCTGAGGGGGACGGGAATCACTTCTTTCAGCGGCCCTGGTGTCAGTGGCTCAGGTCGCATCAGTGACTGTAGGTGCAAAGGAACCAGCAGTCTGGCcacgtgcacacgtgtgtattacacgcacatgcacacacacatttgtgcacacgtgcacgcacatgcacacatacgtACGCACACACATAGACACGCGCCCACACAACGGGCGCCTGGAGGTCAGCGTGGGGTCTGTCTGCATGGCTGCGGGTCAGAGAACACAGGGATCTCTCCTTGTTTGCAAGGACAGCCCGGCTGGAGGAAAGTCCACTCCCAGAAAGGATCTTTCTGCTGCCTTCGAGGGCAAAGTCTGCCATGCTCCTCCTCCCAAAGGAAGACCAAGTTCTCCTTCGATGCCGTGCTGCGGCCTTACATCCGTTTCCGCGTAAAGTgaccagagagaaagcaagcagccTGCTGGCATCTCGCGGGGGAGCCACACTCAGCGCCTTTTTGCTTCCGCTTCCAGCCAGAGGGATAATGCAGGATGATGCAGTCACTCCTGCACATGGTGCAAAACCCCTTTCACCGCGGCCGGACCCACGCACGGCCACGTGGTACCGCGAGGTTCAGATTCAACAGGAATGCACCTGTCGTAAGTCGGTTGGGGAGCCGGCTCCACAGGCGCCCGGGAGCCCACGCGGATATCTCCTGAGCGGCCCAAAGCCCTCGGCCCCAGGGAAGGTAGGAGGTTTAGCAAACGCCACACGCTGGTGCACCGAACCATGGGAATTTGCCAATCCTTGGCTGCTCTGGGACGTGCACAAACACCTCGTAGCCTCAGGCCGACGAGAAAGTTGTGGAGCCCAAGATTCAGGCTTCGGTCTTCTGAATACGAAGTCATTCCCGATGAGTAAATCATTCATCTTTTTGGGAGggatggggattttttttttcctccttccattaGCCCTTAGAGTCGTTTGGACACATCACGTTGCTGGGACCCCGATGACCCCTCCAGGGCGGCGGGCCTGGGATTCACGGGGCCTGTTCCAGATGAGGACACAGGTGCCGAGGTGGCCCAGCTGCTGGCGGGGTCTGCGGCTCAGCCGGACAAGGGCATCCCCATCTTAACAGCTGGGACGTCTCGTATTCCGTGTCTGCTGTGTCGGCAAACGTTTGCAGTAACCCCAGGGTCACGTTTCAGCCCCCTATtccaagaaactgaggcacaagctCACACATTCAGCAAGTAGAGGAGGTGGGATTTCTGTAAGCGTGCACACTCCTCAGCCCCCCGACTCCCAGGCCGGGCTCCCTGGGAAACAGAGACGTTCCGCCAGGAGGGGGTGAACGTTCCCCCGGGGTGAGGAGGGGAAGCTCCCGGTGCCCTGGGTCTGGCGGGTTCCGCCACACAGCCCCCAGTCCTCGGCCGACGCCAAGCGCAAACCTGTGACGTGCCTCTCATCCCGTTTCCGTCCCCCAAAGGCAGTCCTTCTTTCCAAAGACTCAACGGCACGTGTTTCCCGCAATCGTCGCTAAGCTCGTCACATCTCCGCGATGCCACAAAACCAGAGCAGAATCCGACTGCCGCGCAAACTGTAACCACCTCTTCACGCGCGCGAGAGGTGATATTCCCAGGTCTGACAAGCAGTTCCGCGCGCAGTATCCGTAAAGACCGCGATAATTGTTTGTTTGAGGCACCTCGGGAGGGGGCATCTGCAGCCCTGGGCAGAGCCAAACGCGGCGGGTGTGTTTGTGACCAGGCCCCCCACTGCTCAGTTATAAATGATTCAGAGACAGGCAAACGGGCAAGTGCTGGATGGGACTCCGGGAGGAACCCCGACCGCCTTCCGGGTCTCAGGGATCCCAGCTGGGGGATCCCGTCTGTGAGGACGGCGTGGAGGGGCCCCAGGGCGGCTCAGTCGGGAgagcgtgcgacttcggctcaggtcatgatctcatggtctgtgagttccagccctgcatcgggctctgtgctgaccgcttgggttagtgggtttgagccccgcgtcgggctctgtgctgaccgctcggagcctggagcccgcttgggattctgcgtctccctctctctctgcccctcccccactcatgctctgtctctcattgtctcagatataaataaacattaaaataaaaataaataggggtgcctgggtggctcagtcggttgagcgtctgacttcggctcaggtcatgatctcgtggttggtgagttcgagccccgtgtcgggctctgtgctgaccgctcggagcctggagcctgcttcggattctgcgtctccccctctctctgcccctcctccactgacgctctgtctctctctcacagatAAACGAAAGGACAGCACGGAGCCGTGTCCCAAGGCCGCCCTGCGCGGCCGGGCCAGGCAGCGTCCCCTGGTGCTCCTGCACGTGTGGTGGCCTGGTCTTCCGGGCAAAGGGGTTGAAGGAGCCTCATGCCCAGAGTGTGACACAGTCACCGTTGTCAGCGTCCTGGCGGCCCTGTTACTCTCAGTTAAGTTTTGCTCCGAGAGCGGGTGGCCGGCCCGTCGCTGTGTCAGGCCCAGCCGGGACTTTCTGCTGAAAACGCTCTGACGTCAGCACATCAGGGGCGCCTCTCAGAACACGCACTGGTGTTTTTCCCGCACACTTGCTGCAGGGGAGTAGAGTCCACACAGAGCCCCTGCAGACACCCGGGGGCCGCCGGCCCGCCTGCCCCGCCTCACAGAGCCCCTGCACACAGCCGCTGATGCTCCAGAGCCCCTCAACCCCGGGCCCGCCCCACTGACCGCACCAAGCACCTCTGTCCTTTCCCATCCTTCGGGGAGAGCAGGCtctggtgggaggggctgggagaaaggggagggcgaggggagagagaaagagaaagggcccGAGGCAGCCGTTGACCTCGTCCCCTTCCTAGACTCCAGGGGTCTTGGGGTAGAAGGAGCTTCTCAGGGCTTCAGGAACAGTCAAGAGGGCGGGTTCGGGGCAGGGGGGGCCACGTCCATGTTGTGCGGACCCTTGTTTCCACGAGGAAGCCTGCCTCTCGGTCCTCCCCCAGGGATGGCGGGTGGGGGAGTCTGCACGCAGCATCCGCGGCCCCCGTGGGGCTGTGCCCTCCAAGGGGTGAGGCCACGACCTGTGCTGTGCGGGGCGAGCCCTCCATGCCGTCCAGAGTCTGCGGCGGGCAGGGGTTTCTCCGTCTTTCCAGGCGAGCGCTCTGCCCCCCATGGCAGGGCTCTCCCCAcaccggggaggggggggctctgCAAAGCTTCCCTCAGCGATTCCACGTTGGTTTCAAATTCAACGAGAGAAAGTGGTGCGGCCAGGTTATCAACCCCCAAAGTCCAGCACGCTTGTGCATTTCCGGGGAAAACTCGGTCAGGACTTGTGACAAACAGGCTGGCATTTAGAAACCAAAGTCACAAGGGGCTGCACGACCCGTGGCGTCGCCAGGGTGCAGGGAAGGCACGTGGCGCTGGCTGGGGTCTGCGTGGGACGCCGGCTCTCCAGGCCCCAGCTCTGCTCGTCACCCACACCGTGTCCGCGGCCACACTCCGGGAGCTCAGTGTCAGAGGTCGGAGGAGCAGGCGAGCCTGTCGCGCTGCGGTTCTGGCAAAGACTCACCCCAGACGGCCCCGTCTGCACCCTCAGTGTGGACCGGCACGCGGCGGCCGTGGACCTGCGTTAGGAGAACAGCCCTAGACCTTGAAGGCCAGCAGGGAGGAACATAGCTCGGCTGCCCCAACCCCACCCGGGGAGGATCTGCACTTGTGATCCCACGGGAAAATTCCAGGAACCAACACCCACTCAACTCCTCTTAAAGCTGGAGCGGGAAAGGGACCGTACTCTCGTCACAGGTAGGACTGAAATACTCTTCCTCTGTTGcaataaatggagaaagagggCAGAACCGTAATGAGAACGGCACCCGGGAGATAGATGGTCCCCAAGCAGGGGCACAGGAGAGCCACCTTCAGACGTCGGGACAATCGAGACGATGGCGTGAGGGTCCCCGACGGTGGAAGGGGCTTGTGGTGACAGCTGTTCTCTGCACCTGCTCGACCCACGtgcacggcggggggggggggggtgggagggggcgggcggggacTCATCAGGATGCTCAggcacagggggcagggggacgGAGAGTGGGGAGGAGCCCATCAGAGGGGAGGTCTGCCATCCACCACCAGCTCCAGGTCGGGCGGGGTGACTGTGGGTCTGAATTGGGGTCTGAACCTCTGCTGTCCGGGCCCTGCAGCCCAGCGAGTGGGGGACAAGCAGGCTTGATTTGCAGGCTGGGCAGGACAGAGAAACAGCAGCTGTAGGTTGTATTTCTGCGGGCGACCGAGAACGGGTCATGTTGCAGATTTTTACCCAAATGcattctcccccccacccccagacaaaGTGACAACCGTGATGTCACAGCCACCTTCCTACAGGAAGATTTATTCTAGCGGCTCAGACTGCACACCTGGACCCACCGAAGTGTACCTGCCAAGGCTGAAAGGACACGTTTCTCTCCCCCGTGTCCCCAGCTAAGCATCTGCTCTCACGAACGGTGACCCACCACACGGCCCTCAAGTATTGAGTTCCAGGGCTCTCGATGTGCTTGGAAAAGCCGCCACAGAGGCTGGTGACCCTCATGGCGCTCCCTGAATTCTGTggggcgaggtgggggggggcaccgcTCACCTAAAAACTTCTCCCTGTATGTGTCTTCGTGCCCAAATTTCCACTTTTTATGAGGATCCCAGTGGTAGGGGATGTGGGCCCTCCCAGTGACCTCCTCTTAATGAATCTCATTTCCAGATAAGGTCAGGTTAAAGATAAGAACTCAACATGAACCTGGGGGGACACGGAGGACCCATGACAAGGACCGGCCCAGAATGAAGGGGGACcctcagttttgagagagacgtCTCTGATAAggaactgagacacccaagccaGGAGGCTGCACAGAGGCCCCGCTGGACGGGGGACACGCCTGGAACCGTCACCCCCACTCACGGCAAACCTGCCTGTCTGCTCGTGAGACGTGACTGTGCAGGCCCGGCCGTCCCCAGCCTCCAATTAACGCCGACCCGGCGCGGCCGTCTCGCCAGCCTGAGCCTCGCGGCCCTGCCCGCCGCACCTGCAGACGGGGCCCAGGGCCTGGAACCCGGCCAGGCAGGCCCCCCGGCTCCTCCTGCTCTGGTCTCGGCACGCCCCGGACGGCCTCTGCTGGGCCGCGCTAACCCCAGCCCCCCGAAGGCTGCTCCCAGGTTTTTAAttgaatgttttcaaattttgtacTCGAGCCCGGAGGCACTGTGCTCTCAGAGGGCGTGATTTTACAAAttggagaaaaagtaaaataaaataaaataaaataaaggaaaggtctttctgttctctccctcccccacccccacgctaGGGGAAGGCAAGCGTAAGGAGGCCGTGTTGGGGAAGCCTGTGGACTCGCTGTAAAAGCCCATAGCCCTGTGGTTCCCTCACAGCCCCTCGAGGGGCTCACCTTTAGCACACACGACAAGAGACTCCCGCACTCCGCCCGCCCTCTGACAATTGTCCGCTCAGGTCCGTCTGGCACCCACTTCCCGGCCCCTGGGGCCCGATGACCGGCCTGCCGAGATCTCTGGGGACTTCCCTCTCGGGTCGCAAAGCTGTGAAATGAGACCTCACACCTGCTCGCTGCCTCAGTCTCCAGCCCGGAGAAGGCCCGCCTCccagggagcaggggtggggagggagggcggcagagggaagggagagttGTGAGGCTGTGCGTCCACTTGTCTGTCTGTAGGGCGCCTGTTGTTTTCTCTGCCCCTGAAGGAACCCTGACACCTAGAGGCGCCGGAACTATAAGGGACCACGTGTGGGGACAGAGGGGCCTTAGCGGGCCACCCACCAAATGCACTGGCGGGGAGTCCCCTGCGGGCGGCACCTTCCCGACCGTCTCTGGAGGCCGAAGCGTCTGCAGGGCGGGCCTGTGACCAGGTGTGGGATCTGAGCACAGCCGAGGCCCTGAGCCTGGCCGCGGAGGCCCGGGGAGGAGTCTGATTCTGCTGGGACGTCCCTGCAGCTGGAGGGGAGGAGTCTGATTCTGCGTCACACCCTCTCTCTGCGTCTCTGAGATTCCATATGAACGCATGGCCCTGGAAGAGCCC
This genomic window contains:
- the LOC109502001 gene encoding uncharacterized protein LOC109502001, giving the protein MRSYGISETQREGVTQNQTPPLQLQGRPSRIRLLPGPPRPGSGPRLCSDPTPGHRPALQTLRPPETVGKVPPAGDSPPVHLVGGPLRPLCPHTWSLIVPAPLGVRVPSGAEKTTGALQTDKWTHSLTTLPSLCRPPSPPLLPGRRAFSGLETEAASRCEVSFHSFATREGSPQRSRQAGHRAPGAGKWVPDGPERTIVRGRAECGSLLSCVLKVSPSRGCEGTTGLWAFTASPQASPTRPPYACLPLAWGWGRERTERPFLYFILFYFTFSPICKITPSESTVPPGSSTKFENIQLKTWEQPSGGWG